Proteins encoded within one genomic window of Hevea brasiliensis isolate MT/VB/25A 57/8 chromosome 8, ASM3005281v1, whole genome shotgun sequence:
- the LOC110648306 gene encoding protein FLOURY 1-like isoform X1 encodes MIRVFERIKRGGEKKRTLRGTHMQFLLQFCFLVVVCSAFELHKIILQVFLWLFLMDFASCLKLLTRSSEFKGGFLLLGCFSPAFNIFGLFLVFGLGLKLLKFTWQGKGLIPFLCEIRGKSGYKKCGFCLKKGFDKVCYSKMMSFRCSSLKLLGNSKSRNKDDLLVSKEPPNPNGVAVVDYYKSEREWDDDDDDERKCCVEDEEFDAIALRRLVKKERHRADMVYTELEKERMASASAADEAMAMILRLQSEKSSMEIEANQQRRLAERKLEYDQEMIESLQWILMKHESERTVLEEKLRWCEEKLKQYMKSGEVDQFQGSYASSSFDVESAMEEGFVDVQTDLVEEDFALLYTQSLTEH; translated from the exons ATGATACGAGTTTTTGAGAGAATAAAGAGAGGGGGGGAAAAGAAAAGAACTTTGCGAGGTACCCACATGCAGTTTCTGCTTCAATTTTGTTTTTTGGTTGTTGTTTGCTCTGCTTTCGAGTTGCACAAGATAATTTTGCAGGTGTTTTTGTGGTTGTTTCTGATGGATTTTGCTTCATGCTTGAAGCTTTTAACTCGAAGTAGTGAATTTAAAGGTGGGTTTTTGTTGCTTGGTTGTTTCTCACCGGCTttcaatatttttgggttgttctTGGTGTTTGGTCTGGGGTTGAAGTTGTTGAAATTTACTTGGCAGGGTAAGGGCTTGATTCCCTTTTTATGTGAGATTAGAGGGAAATCAGggtataaaaaatgtggattctGTTTAAAAAAGGGTTTTGATAAAGTATGTTATTCAAAGATGATGTCTTTCAGGTGTAGTTCGCTGAAATTGTtggggaattcaaagtcaagaaATAAGGATGATTTGTTGGTAAGCAAAGAGCCTCCGAATCCAAATGGTGTTGCTGTTGTTGATTATTATAAATCTGAAAGAGAatgggatgatgatgatgatgatgaaagaaAATGTTGTGTTGAAGATGAGGAATTTGATGCAATTGCTCTGAGGAGATTGGTCAAAAAAGAGCGGCATAGAGCAGACATGGTTTATACAGAACTTGAGAAGGAGAGAATGGCTTCTGCATCAGCAGCTGATGAAGCAATGGCAATGATTTTACGGCTTCAAAGCGAGAAGAGCTCCATGGAGATTGAAGCCAATCAGCAACGTAGATTGGCAGAGCGTAAGCTAGAATACGATCAAGAAATGATTGAATCACTGCAATGGATTTTAATGAAACATGAGTCTGAAAGGACTGTGCTAGAGGAAAAGTTGAGATGGTGTGAAGAAAAGTTGAAGCAGTATATGAAGAGTGGTGAAGTTGATCAATTTCAAGGGTCTTATGCCAGTtcgagttttgatgttgaatccGCTATGGAAGAGGGTTTTGTAGACGTGCAAACAGACTTGGTTGAAGAGGACTTCGCACTTTT ATACACACAAAGCTTAACTGAGCATTAA
- the LOC110648306 gene encoding protein FLOURY 1-like isoform X2 — translation MIRVFERIKRGGEKKRTLRGTHMQFLLQFCFLVVVCSAFELHKIILQVFLWLFLMDFASCLKLLTRSSEFKGGFLLLGCFSPAFNIFGLFLVFGLGLKLLKFTWQGKGLIPFLCEIRGKSGYKKCGFCLKKGFDKVCYSKMMSFRCSSLKLLGNSKSRNKDDLLVSKEPPNPNGVAVVDYYKSEREWDDDDDDERKCCVEDEEFDAIALRRLVKKERHRADMVYTELEKERMASASAADEAMAMILRLQSEKSSMEIEANQQRRLAERKLEYDQEMIESLQWILMKHESERTVLEEKLRWCEEKLKQYMKSGEVDQFQGSYASSSFDVESAMEEGFVDVQTDLVEEDFALLVCTDTHKA, via the exons ATGATACGAGTTTTTGAGAGAATAAAGAGAGGGGGGGAAAAGAAAAGAACTTTGCGAGGTACCCACATGCAGTTTCTGCTTCAATTTTGTTTTTTGGTTGTTGTTTGCTCTGCTTTCGAGTTGCACAAGATAATTTTGCAGGTGTTTTTGTGGTTGTTTCTGATGGATTTTGCTTCATGCTTGAAGCTTTTAACTCGAAGTAGTGAATTTAAAGGTGGGTTTTTGTTGCTTGGTTGTTTCTCACCGGCTttcaatatttttgggttgttctTGGTGTTTGGTCTGGGGTTGAAGTTGTTGAAATTTACTTGGCAGGGTAAGGGCTTGATTCCCTTTTTATGTGAGATTAGAGGGAAATCAGggtataaaaaatgtggattctGTTTAAAAAAGGGTTTTGATAAAGTATGTTATTCAAAGATGATGTCTTTCAGGTGTAGTTCGCTGAAATTGTtggggaattcaaagtcaagaaATAAGGATGATTTGTTGGTAAGCAAAGAGCCTCCGAATCCAAATGGTGTTGCTGTTGTTGATTATTATAAATCTGAAAGAGAatgggatgatgatgatgatgatgaaagaaAATGTTGTGTTGAAGATGAGGAATTTGATGCAATTGCTCTGAGGAGATTGGTCAAAAAAGAGCGGCATAGAGCAGACATGGTTTATACAGAACTTGAGAAGGAGAGAATGGCTTCTGCATCAGCAGCTGATGAAGCAATGGCAATGATTTTACGGCTTCAAAGCGAGAAGAGCTCCATGGAGATTGAAGCCAATCAGCAACGTAGATTGGCAGAGCGTAAGCTAGAATACGATCAAGAAATGATTGAATCACTGCAATGGATTTTAATGAAACATGAGTCTGAAAGGACTGTGCTAGAGGAAAAGTTGAGATGGTGTGAAGAAAAGTTGAAGCAGTATATGAAGAGTGGTGAAGTTGATCAATTTCAAGGGTCTTATGCCAGTtcgagttttgatgttgaatccGCTATGGAAGAGGGTTTTGTAGACGTGCAAACAGACTTGGTTGAAGAGGACTTCGCACTTTT AGTTTGCACAGATACACACAAAGCTTAA
- the LOC110648306 gene encoding protein FLOURY 1-like isoform X3, whose product MIRVFERIKRGGEKKRTLRGTHMQFLLQFCFLVVVCSAFELHKIILQVFLWLFLMDFASCLKLLTRSSEFKGGFLLLGCFSPAFNIFGLFLVFGLGLKLLKFTWQGKGLIPFLCEIRGKSGYKKCGFCLKKGFDKVCYSKMMSFRCSSLKLLGNSKSRNKDDLLVSKEPPNPNGVAVVDYYKSEREWDDDDDDERKCCVEDEEFDAIALRRLVKKERHRADMVYTELEKERMASASAADEAMAMILRLQSEKSSMEIEANQQRRLAERKLEYDQEMIESLQWILMKHESERTVLEEKLRWCEEKLKQYMKSGEVDQFQGSYASSSFDVESAMEEGFVDVQTDLVEEDFALLACQGEGT is encoded by the exons ATGATACGAGTTTTTGAGAGAATAAAGAGAGGGGGGGAAAAGAAAAGAACTTTGCGAGGTACCCACATGCAGTTTCTGCTTCAATTTTGTTTTTTGGTTGTTGTTTGCTCTGCTTTCGAGTTGCACAAGATAATTTTGCAGGTGTTTTTGTGGTTGTTTCTGATGGATTTTGCTTCATGCTTGAAGCTTTTAACTCGAAGTAGTGAATTTAAAGGTGGGTTTTTGTTGCTTGGTTGTTTCTCACCGGCTttcaatatttttgggttgttctTGGTGTTTGGTCTGGGGTTGAAGTTGTTGAAATTTACTTGGCAGGGTAAGGGCTTGATTCCCTTTTTATGTGAGATTAGAGGGAAATCAGggtataaaaaatgtggattctGTTTAAAAAAGGGTTTTGATAAAGTATGTTATTCAAAGATGATGTCTTTCAGGTGTAGTTCGCTGAAATTGTtggggaattcaaagtcaagaaATAAGGATGATTTGTTGGTAAGCAAAGAGCCTCCGAATCCAAATGGTGTTGCTGTTGTTGATTATTATAAATCTGAAAGAGAatgggatgatgatgatgatgatgaaagaaAATGTTGTGTTGAAGATGAGGAATTTGATGCAATTGCTCTGAGGAGATTGGTCAAAAAAGAGCGGCATAGAGCAGACATGGTTTATACAGAACTTGAGAAGGAGAGAATGGCTTCTGCATCAGCAGCTGATGAAGCAATGGCAATGATTTTACGGCTTCAAAGCGAGAAGAGCTCCATGGAGATTGAAGCCAATCAGCAACGTAGATTGGCAGAGCGTAAGCTAGAATACGATCAAGAAATGATTGAATCACTGCAATGGATTTTAATGAAACATGAGTCTGAAAGGACTGTGCTAGAGGAAAAGTTGAGATGGTGTGAAGAAAAGTTGAAGCAGTATATGAAGAGTGGTGAAGTTGATCAATTTCAAGGGTCTTATGCCAGTtcgagttttgatgttgaatccGCTATGGAAGAGGGTTTTGTAGACGTGCAAACAGACTTGGTTGAAGAGGACTTCGCACTTTT GGCATGTCAAGGTGAGGGAACCTAA
- the LOC110648299 gene encoding methylmalonate-semialdehyde dehydrogenase [acylating], mitochondrial translates to MLLKFSIQRVRNLRALSPQILALRSSHFSTAAQPSSSQRKPMRVPNFIGGTFVDSQSSSAIDVINPATQEVVSQVPFTTYEEFKQAVSAAKQAFPSWRNTPVTTRQRIMFKLQELIRRDIDKLAMNITTEQGKTLKDAHGDVFRGLEVVEHACGMATLQMGEYVPNVSNGIDTYSIREPLGVCAGICPFNFPAMIPLWMFPLAVTCGNTFVLKPSEKDPGASVMLAELAMKAGLPNGVLNIVHGTNDIVNAICDDDAIRAISFVGSNIAGMHIYARASAKGKRVQSNMGAKNHAIVLPDANVDAALNALVAAGFGAAGQRCMALSTVVFVGDSQSWENKLVERAKALKVNAGTVPDADLGPVISKQAKERIHRLIQSGVESGAKLLLDGRKIVVPGYEHGNFIGPTILSGVTADMECYKEEIFGPVLLCMEADSFEEAIDIVNRNKYGNGAAIFTTSGAAARKFQTEIEAGQVGINVPIPVPLPFFSFTGSKASFAGDLNFYGKAGVNFFTQIKTITQQWKDLPAGSGVSLAMPTSQKV, encoded by the exons ATGTTgcttaaattttcaattcaacgaG TGAGAAATCTGAGGGCCTTGAGTCCTCAGATCCTTGCTTTGAGGAGCTCTCATTTTTCTACTGCTGCTCAGCCTTCTTCCAGCCAGCGAAAACCTATG AGGGTTCCGAATTTTATTGGAGGGACATTTGTTGATTCGCAATCATCTTCGGCCATTGATGTGATAAACCCT GCAACACAAGAAGTTGTATCTCAAGTTCCTTTTACTACATATGAAGAGTTCAAACAAGCAGTATCTGCCGCAAAGCAGGCTTTTCCATCTTGGCGCAACACACCAGTTACGACCCGCCAACGCATTATGTTCAAGCTTCAGGAGCTCATTCGTAGAGACATT GATAAGCTTGCGATGAATATTACTACTGAACAGGGGAAGACTTTGAAGGATGCACATGGTGATGTGTTCCGTGGGCTTG AGGTTGTAGAACATGCTTGTGGAATGGCAACTCTGCAAATGGGCGAGTATGTCCCTAATGTGTCAAATGGAATTGATACCTATAGCATTAGAGAGCCACTTGGTGTGTGTGCTGGGATTTGCCCTTTCAATTTTCCTGCAATGATTCCTTTATGG ATGTTCCCTCTTGCAGTTACATGTGGTAATACCTTTGTCTTAAAGCCATCAGAGAAAGATCCAG GGGCTTCTGTAATGCTTGCAGAGTTGGCAATGAAAGCTGGTCTGCCTAATGGTGTCTTAAACATTGTTCATGGCACTAAT GATATTGTTAATGCTATTTGTGATGATGATGCCATCAGAGCTATATCTTTTGTTGGTTCCAATATT GCTGGCATGCACATATATGCAAGAGCATCAGCTAAAGGGAAACGTGTTCAG TCCAACATGGGAGCCAAGAATCATGCAATTGTCTTGCCTGATGCAAATGTTGATGCTGCTTTAAATGCCCTGGTCGCTGCTGGTTTTGGCGCTGCTGGACAGCGGTGCATGGCACTGAGCACAGTGGTTTTTGTTGGAGATTCACAATCATG GGAGAATAAACTGGTGGAACGAGCAAAAGCTCTGAAAGTAAATGCTGGAACAGTGCCTGATGCAGACTTGGGTCCAGTGATTAGCAAACAG GCCAAGGAACGAATACACAGATTAATTCAAAGTGGTGTCGAAAGTGGAGCCAAACTACTGCTTGATGGAAGAAAAATAGTG GTTCCGGGGTATGAGCATGGCAATTTTATTGGTCCTACTATCTTATCAGGTGTCACAGCTGATATGGAGTGCTACAAG GAGGAAATCTTCGGGCCGGTTCTCCTATGCATGGAG GCTGATAGCTTTGAAGAAGCCATTGACATTGTCAACAGAAACAA ATATGGCAATGGAGCTGCCATATTTACCACGTCTGGTGCAGCCGCAAGGAAATTCCAGACTGAGATAGAGGCTGGACAG GTTGGCATCAATGTTCCTATACCAGTTCCGTTACCCTTTTTCTCATTTACTGGCTCCAAGGCATCTTTTGCCGGAGATCTCAACTTCTATG GAAAGGCTGGAGTAAACTTTTTCACCCAGATCAAAACAATAACTCAACAATGGAAGGATTTACCAGCTGGCAGTGGTGTTTCCTTGGCAATGCCAACATCACAGAAAGTATAG
- the LOC110648305 gene encoding uncharacterized protein LOC110648305 — MKKHTKYHSSTNHVQVSRVYLERHCNFLDFTHFSLQYLVDFTIISFPGYAVCDHYYWHGKALKDAYADVSLGLDVSCGCHMWQYFYSKDIRERSRLVHIFMQGHQLKENVFSPILEQNIMQLSCLMQVWMLL; from the exons ATGAAGAAGCACACCAAATACCACTCATCAACGAATCATGTTCAAGTTTCAAGAGTTTATCTGGAGAGACATtgtaattttttggattttacacACTTTAGCTTGCAATATCTGGTTGATTTTACAATAATTTCTTTCCCAGGATATGCTGTCTGCGACCATTACTACTGGCATGGGAAGGCTCTAAAAGATGCATATGCTGATGTGTCACTAGGACTAG ATGTTTCCTGTGGCTGTCACATGTGGCAATACTTTTATTCTAAAGACATCAGAGAAAGATCCAG GCTGGTGCATATATTTATGCAAGGGCATCAGCTAAAGGAAAACGTATTCAG TCCAATATTGGAGCAAAATATCATGCAGTTGTCATGCCTGATGCAAGTGTGGATGCTACTTTAA